Proteins co-encoded in one Papilio machaon chromosome 24, ilPapMach1.1, whole genome shotgun sequence genomic window:
- the LOC106714002 gene encoding ubiquitin thioesterase trabid has protein sequence MSEEAHNDSSKKTASVAESQESGAQGAESIPAQLDASTNVSHAQLGQMTAGSVPHSEGKWMCEMCTYENFPLSRKCTMCRTPKPSLGEDIFKLQQDGASALPAQQVCGAEAVAERLKPLRISSPQGQASASSVNKWACSTCTYENWPRSLKCAMCGAAPAPHLAHHAHHAHHAHHAHHAHQQNDGGTEMCNNSQSGAHEADVTRRSKRRNNPDWLWLQACLGVVEGEARCVEAYLASGGSPARALTSPEVQLLNRASAFDTGHTLVHLAIRFQRQDILSTLLSRISGGGPGLKRSPSYIAPDLAAAIRRHMAGCLRTKKGNFPCRYINEFCTFTLPAEIEELPAAIQEQLFSELLDREAQQTLEAEPPLINWSHELTVTLGSRLYALWNRSAGDCLPDAVCQAAYGVFDRGNALRQALADSLHHAHRSFYERWQAWERWQASLLQYAPEESQLRAEWARLTAAAARPGTPLHQVHVFAFAHVMRRPIIVYGVDVVNSFRGEALGYAKFQGIYLPLLWEPEFCCKSPLCLGYTRGHFSALVPLEPYPHRHSYICREQQKESEEVTFLPLTDSEGKLLPVHFLTGDEGGEAGGEAAVRRYVSAAALGGGARAARQRLHPRPLLQAQMLEEWLNHYRRLAQQSRGPFPPRLHAAADFSSDPDSDDE, from the exons ATGACGGCGGGCTCGGTGCCACACTCGGAGGGCAAGTGGATGTGTGAAATGTGTACTTATGAGAACTTCCCACTTTCCAGGAAG TGCACTATGTGCCGCACCCCCAAGCCCTCGCTGGGGGAGGACATCTTCAAGCTGCAGCAGGACGGTGCCAGCGCGTTGCCAGCGCAACAAGTCTGTG GTGCGGAGGCGGTAGCGGAACGTTTAAAGCCGTTGAGAATATCATCTCCGCAAGGCCAGGCCAGCGCCTCCTCCGTCAACAAGTGGGCTTGCTCA ACATGTACTTACGAGAACTGGCCGCGCTCGCTCAAGTGCGCCATGTGCGGCGCCGCGCCCGCACCACACCTCGCGCACCACGCGCACCACGCGCACCACGCGCACCACGCGCACCACGCGCACCAACAGAATGACG GTGGTACTGAGATGTGCAACAACAGTCAGAGCGGCGCGCACGAGGCGGACGTCACTCGCCGCAGCAAGCGCAGGAACAATCCCGACTGGCTGTGGCTGCAGGCCTGTCTCG GCGTGGTGGAGGGCGAGGCGCGCTGTGTGGAGGCGTACCTGGCGAGCGGCGGGTCTCCGGCGCGCGCGCTCACGTCGCCCGAGGTGCAGCTGCTCAACCGCGCCTCCGCCTTCGACACCGGACACACGCTCGTGCACCTCGCCATCAG GTTTCAGAGACAGGACATCCTGTCCACGTTGCTGTCGCGCATCTCCGGCGGCGGGCCCGGCCTCAAGCGCTCGCCATCTTACATAG CGCCCGACTTGGCGGCGGCCATCCGGCGACACATGGCGGGCTGTTTGCGCACCAAGAAGGGCAACTTCCCCTGCAGATACATCAACGAGTTCTGCACATTCACCCTACCCGCAG AGATAGAGGAGCTGCCGGCCGCGATCCAGGAGCAGCTGTTCTCCGAGCTGCTGGACCGCGAGGCGCAGCAGACGCTGGAGGCCGAGCCGCCGCTCATCAACTGGAGCCACGAGCTCACAGTCACCCTTG GGTCGCGGCTGTACGCGCTGTGGAACAGGTCCGCGGGCGACTGTCTGCCGGACGCGGTGTGTCAGGCCGCGTACGGCGTCTTCGACCGCGGCAATGCGCTGCGTCAGGCGCTCGCTGACTCGCTGCATCACGCTCACAGGAG TTTCTACGAGCGATGGCAGGCGTGGGAGCGGTGGCAGGCGTCGCTGCTGCAGTACGCGCCCGAGGAGAGTCAGCTGCGCGCCGAGTGGGCTCGCctcaccgccgccgccgcgcgccCCGGCACCCCGCTGCACCAG GTGCACGTGTTCGCGTTCGCGCACGTGATGCGGCGCCCCATCATAGTGTACGGCGTCGACGTCGTCAACTCGTTCCGCGGCGAGGCGCTCGGATACGCCAAGTTTCAAG GCATCTACCTGCCGCTGCTGTGGGAGCCGGAGTTTTGCTGCAAGTCGCCGCTGTGTCTGGGCTACACGCGCGGTCACTTCTCCGCGCTGGTGCCGCTGGAGCCCTACCCGCACAGGCACTCATATATATGCAG GGAGCAGCAGAAGGAGAGCGAGGAGGTGACGTTCCTGCCGCTGACGGACTCCGAGGGCAAGCTGCTGCCCGTGCACTTCCTGACCGGGGACGAG GGCGGCGAGGCGGGGGGCGAGGCGGCCGTGCGGCGCTACGTGTCTGCGGCGGCGCTGGGCGGAGGCGCGCGCGCAGCTCGCCAGCGTCTGCACCCGCGTCCACTGTTGCAGGCGCAGATGCTCGAGGAGTGGCTCAACCACTACCGCAGGCTCGC ACAGCAGAGCCGCGGCCCCTTCCCGCCGCGACTGCACGCCGCCGCTGACTTCTCCAGCGATCCAGACAGCGACGACGAGTGA